In a single window of the Campylobacter hyointestinalis subsp. lawsonii genome:
- a CDS encoding Rrf2 family transcriptional regulator: MLFTKASEYALLSLILLSQSNSPKDVDAMSCELGISKSFLAKILQNLAKEGILNSFKGAHGGFILADKPSNISIRRILESAEKRKAYVFECSIDRKDCPSDKGSVCKMWPMFNALQLKVDDFLNGITLADIIKK, from the coding sequence GTGCTTTTTACAAAAGCTAGTGAATATGCGTTACTCTCTTTGATATTATTATCTCAAAGCAACTCCCCAAAAGATGTAGATGCAATGTCTTGTGAACTAGGGATCTCAAAAAGTTTTTTGGCTAAAATTCTACAAAATCTTGCAAAAGAGGGCATATTAAATTCATTTAAAGGCGCACACGGCGGTTTTATACTTGCCGATAAGCCTTCAAATATCAGCATAAGACGAATTTTAGAAAGTGCTGAAAAAAGAAAAGCTTATGTATTTGAGTGCAGTATCGATCGTAAAGACTGCCCGAGTGATAAAGGAAGTGTATGCAAAATGTGGCCTATGTTTAATGCCTTACAACTTAAAGTAGATGACTTTTTAAACGGCATTACTTTGGCAGATATCATCAAGAAGTAA
- the flhA gene encoding flagellar biosynthesis protein FlhA, translating to MAKRNILTMVAPFLAPFVKAKSLTVVFVIVAILAIIIVPLPSVVLDFFLALSLSISVLIVLISIYIPKPTDLSTFPTLILIITLFRLSLNIATTRMILSEGHNGPEAVSEIIASFGQFVVGGNYVIGVIVFCILVLINFMVVTKGSTRVSEVQARFTLDAMPGKQMAIDADLNAGLIDEQTARSRRQEIISEANFYGAMDGSSKFIKGDAVAGIIITIINIIGGFLIGTFQHGLDMSAAAQSYTILTIGDGLVSQIPGLITSTATAIIITRASKDEDNFADGVVSQLLGEYKTLLIVGFILFIFAMVPGLPTFSLGFMAVLFLSIGYLMKQIQDGNLNFSVTQDNTKKQQDPNLKNETSEKPIKKSDEEVAREEQSKIDDILKIEILELDLGYGLLKLADSDLIERIRAMRRNIASMLGFLMPKIRIRDNLQLPPNEYRFKLKGVVIASGTIYADKFLAMDSGYVSNDIEGIATKEPAFGLDALWIDGSVKEDAILSGYTVVDPASVISTHMSELVKQNASELLTKQEVQNILEKLKSDYPVVVEDTLKVASVGLIQKILKALLKDNIPIKDMLSILEATSDVAEVSKNLDMIIEHVRAALCRVITSLYADEKGQLNFYIFDASVQQKLIDSLSYKDGAYHLMINVAQTSAIVTALREKRANRSVSEQGAMLLCVEPSLRKFIANIVQNFGIDIVVLSFAEIAPNTQFETLGVIEIPEI from the coding sequence TTGGCAAAACGCAATATCTTAACAATGGTCGCTCCATTTTTAGCGCCATTTGTAAAAGCTAAAAGTTTAACCGTTGTTTTTGTTATCGTCGCTATTTTAGCCATTATTATAGTTCCGCTTCCAAGCGTAGTTTTAGACTTTTTTTTGGCGTTATCACTTTCTATATCAGTCTTGATCGTACTTATATCGATATATATACCAAAGCCTACTGATCTTAGCACATTTCCTACTTTGATACTTATAATTACGCTTTTTAGGCTATCTTTAAATATCGCTACGACTCGTATGATACTAAGTGAAGGTCATAACGGACCAGAAGCAGTTAGCGAGATCATCGCTAGTTTTGGTCAGTTTGTAGTCGGCGGTAACTATGTTATAGGTGTCATAGTATTTTGCATACTTGTACTTATAAATTTTATGGTTGTAACAAAAGGCTCTACAAGAGTTAGCGAAGTTCAAGCTCGTTTTACCCTTGATGCTATGCCTGGAAAACAGATGGCTATCGATGCTGATCTAAATGCGGGACTTATCGATGAGCAAACAGCACGCTCACGCCGTCAAGAGATCATCTCAGAAGCGAATTTTTACGGCGCTATGGATGGTTCGTCTAAATTTATAAAAGGTGACGCGGTTGCTGGCATTATCATCACTATTATAAATATTATAGGTGGTTTTTTGATAGGCACGTTTCAGCATGGTTTAGATATGAGTGCGGCAGCTCAGAGCTATACGATACTTACGATAGGAGATGGCTTAGTAAGCCAAATTCCAGGGCTCATCACATCTACTGCAACAGCCATTATCATAACTAGAGCTAGTAAAGATGAAGATAACTTTGCTGATGGCGTCGTATCTCAGCTACTTGGCGAGTATAAAACTTTGCTTATAGTAGGTTTTATACTATTTATATTTGCTATGGTTCCTGGACTTCCTACGTTTTCTTTGGGTTTTATGGCGGTATTGTTTTTAAGTATAGGGTATCTTATGAAGCAAATTCAAGACGGAAATCTTAATTTTTCAGTTACACAAGATAACACGAAAAAGCAACAAGATCCAAATTTAAAAAACGAAACATCTGAAAAACCTATCAAAAAAAGCGACGAAGAAGTAGCAAGAGAAGAGCAAAGCAAAATAGATGATATACTAAAGATCGAGATCTTAGAACTAGATCTTGGTTATGGGCTATTAAAGCTAGCAGATAGTGATCTTATAGAGCGGATAAGGGCTATGCGTAGAAACATAGCTTCGATGCTTGGCTTTTTGATGCCTAAGATCAGGATACGCGATAACTTACAACTTCCGCCAAACGAGTATAGGTTTAAGCTAAAAGGGGTCGTGATAGCTAGTGGAACTATTTATGCGGATAAATTTTTAGCTATGGATAGTGGATATGTAAGCAACGATATAGAAGGAATCGCTACAAAAGAGCCTGCTTTTGGGCTTGATGCTTTATGGATAGATGGGAGTGTAAAAGAGGACGCGATTTTAAGTGGTTATACGGTCGTAGATCCTGCTAGTGTGATATCTACTCATATGAGCGAACTAGTTAAACAAAACGCAAGTGAGCTTCTAACAAAACAAGAAGTTCAAAATATACTAGAAAAGCTCAAATCAGACTATCCAGTCGTTGTAGAAGATACGCTCAAAGTCGCAAGCGTAGGTCTCATCCAAAAGATACTAAAAGCATTGCTTAAAGACAATATCCCTATAAAAGATATGTTAAGCATACTCGAAGCAACAAGTGACGTCGCAGAAGTAAGTAAGAATTTAGATATGATAATAGAACACGTCAGAGCTGCGCTTTGCAGGGTTATAACATCTCTTTACGCAGATGAAAAAGGACAGCTGAATTTTTATATATTTGATGCTTCAGTACAACAAAAACTAATCGATAGTCTAAGCTACAAAGACGGCGCTTATCATCTTATGATAAATGTGGCTCAAACTTCGGCTATAGTTACTGCTTTAAGAGAAAAAAGAGCAAACAGAAGTGTGAGCGAACAAGGCGCTATGCTACTTTGCGTAGAGCCTAGTCTGCGTAAATTTATAGCAAATATAGTGCAAAACTTTGGAATTGATATAGTTGTTCTTAGTTTCGCAGAGATCGCGCCAAATACTCAGTTTGAGACTCTTGGCGTGATAGAAATACCAGAAATTTAA
- a CDS encoding aminotransferase class IV has protein sequence MNSSKKSIFLFETIKIQNGNVLNLDFHIKRAQNSVSNELKFDFTKILKPKSEGIYRAKVIYDENGELVSVEYFPYKMRDFYEFKLVNISFSYDKKYLDRSDIDKAKNGFDEIIMMKNSLITDTSIANLAIFDESLGLWLTPKTPLLKGTLRQRLLQNGFLTPKDINKNELLNAKKIALMNAMIGFVELDKFKII, from the coding sequence ATGAACTCATCCAAAAAGTCTATTTTCCTTTTTGAGACTATAAAAATTCAAAACGGCAATGTTTTAAATTTAGATTTTCACATCAAAAGAGCTCAAAATTCCGTCTCAAATGAGCTTAAATTTGACTTTACAAAGATCTTAAAGCCAAAATCAGAGGGAATTTACAGAGCCAAAGTGATATACGATGAAAACGGCGAGCTTGTAAGTGTGGAGTATTTTCCATACAAAATGCGTGATTTTTACGAGTTTAAGCTAGTAAATATAAGCTTTAGCTACGATAAAAAATATTTAGATAGAAGCGACATAGATAAAGCCAAAAACGGCTTTGATGAGATAATTATGATGAAAAACTCTCTCATCACAGACACTAGCATAGCGAATTTGGCTATTTTTGATGAGAGTTTGGGCTTGTGGCTGACTCCAAAAACTCCGCTTTTAAAAGGCACTTTAAGACAAAGGCTACTTCAAAATGGCTTTTTAACACCAAAAGACATAAATAAAAACGAGCTCTTAAACGCCAAAAAAATCGCTTTAATGAACGCTATGATAGGCTTTGTAGAGTTGGATAAGTTTAAAATAATATAA
- a CDS encoding DHH family phosphoesterase yields the protein MKIYHLSHTDLDGYSCQFVSSFYLKNVKFYNSNYGKEIDEKFSQILKDIDEQKAVILITDLNLSLAQCANFENAISGKDIKLMLLDHHQTGLECSNKFKWYYLDSSRSATKITYDFFSSLFGKDDRLSAYCNVVNAVDIWLKDSEDFELGKVCMGIISGAKEINKILFENEHIQYVFYLINSFMNYIGLNNAHIALDNDTHKIKKNFFKFKNDDTLSNLNSAYLVRLLSDAKEKFTVLYRGHKGILTHNIGSTSVIGNDFLSANDDYDFFLDITSKKTMSFRANGKLDVSKMAAELVGGGGHINASGGLFVGFKDGFAYEPIKAQIVELINKKTGE from the coding sequence ATGAAAATTTATCATCTTAGTCATACTGATTTAGATGGATATTCGTGTCAATTTGTAAGTAGTTTTTATCTGAAAAATGTTAAATTCTATAATTCAAACTACGGAAAAGAAATCGACGAAAAATTTAGTCAAATACTAAAAGATATAGATGAACAAAAAGCCGTTATCTTGATAACTGATCTAAATTTGAGTCTAGCTCAATGTGCTAACTTTGAAAATGCTATAAGTGGAAAAGATATCAAACTTATGCTATTAGATCATCATCAAACTGGGCTTGAGTGTTCAAATAAATTTAAATGGTACTATTTAGATAGTTCTAGAAGTGCTACAAAGATCACGTATGATTTTTTTAGCTCTTTGTTTGGTAAAGATGATAGGCTTAGTGCTTACTGTAATGTAGTAAATGCCGTAGATATCTGGCTAAAAGATAGCGAAGATTTTGAGCTTGGTAAAGTCTGTATGGGTATCATATCAGGAGCAAAAGAGATAAATAAAATACTATTTGAAAACGAGCATATTCAGTATGTTTTTTATCTTATAAACTCTTTTATGAACTATATCGGACTAAATAACGCCCATATCGCTTTAGATAATGACACGCATAAGATCAAAAAAAATTTTTTTAAATTTAAAAATGACGATACTTTGAGTAATCTAAATTCTGCGTATTTAGTTAGACTTTTGAGCGATGCAAAAGAGAAATTTACAGTACTTTACAGAGGTCATAAAGGCATACTAACTCACAATATAGGAAGTACTTCTGTTATAGGTAATGACTTTTTGAGTGCAAATGATGATTATGATTTCTTTTTAGATATTACTAGTAAAAAGACTATGAGCTTTAGAGCAAATGGCAAACTAGATGTTAGCAAAATGGCAGCAGAACTTGTAGGCGGAGGAGGGCATATAAATGCTAGTGGAGGTCTATTTGTAGGATTTAAAGATGGCTTTGCTTATGAGCCTATAAAAGCTCAAATAGTTGAACTTATAAATAAAAAAACAGGAGAGTAA
- a CDS encoding adenine-specific methyltransferase EcoRI family protein produces MAGGDNLRNAKKAKNDEFYTQLSDIENELKHYKEHFKDKVVFCNCDDPYESNFFQYFVLNFNHLGLKKLITTSYSDSAIANKEFLISPGKSYKVTISYLEDMKDKSSLSKEELKAIIKPRARLLRGGGDTPSERDKTYYLAGDFRSAECVELLKQADIVVTNPPFSLFREYVAQLIEYDKKFLIIGSLNAISYKEIFPLIKDNKLWLGHGFKGGNAYFKSVNLREFASGVYDENTGLVKFRNCAWFTNLDIKKRHEFLDLYKKYNPQEFPKYDNYNAINVDKTSEIPCDYYEPMGVPITFLDKYNPEQFEILELGIVGSCNFTCNKKMEILDKFGNATGKFTMNAKGTLYRKWDKNIDKKPPAFKDCETGDLYQSIYARILIKRIKHEN; encoded by the coding sequence ATGGCTGGTGGTGATAATTTAAGAAATGCCAAAAAGGCTAAAAATGATGAGTTTTATACTCAGCTTAGCGATATAGAAAACGAGCTTAAACACTACAAAGAACATTTTAAAGATAAAGTAGTTTTTTGTAACTGCGATGACCCTTATGAGAGCAATTTTTTTCAATATTTCGTGCTAAATTTTAACCATTTAGGGCTTAAAAAGCTAATTACTACGAGTTATTCAGACTCAGCCATTGCTAATAAAGAATTTTTGATTAGTCCGGGGAAAAGCTATAAAGTCACAATAAGCTATCTTGAAGATATGAAGGACAAATCTAGCCTTAGCAAAGAAGAGCTAAAAGCCATTATAAAGCCAAGAGCTAGATTATTGCGGGGGGGGGGCGACACGCCAAGCGAGAGAGACAAAACTTACTATTTAGCTGGTGATTTTCGCTCTGCTGAGTGCGTGGAGCTACTAAAACAAGCCGATATCGTAGTAACAAATCCGCCTTTTTCACTATTTAGAGAGTATGTAGCTCAGCTTATAGAGTATGATAAAAAATTTCTAATTATCGGTAGTTTAAATGCTATTTCTTACAAAGAAATTTTTCCACTTATAAAAGATAATAAATTGTGGTTGGGTCACGGATTTAAAGGTGGCAATGCTTATTTTAAAAGTGTTAATTTAAGAGAATTTGCTAGTGGTGTATATGATGAAAATACTGGCTTAGTAAAATTTAGAAATTGCGCTTGGTTTACAAACCTTGATATTAAAAAACGCCACGAATTTTTAGATTTATACAAAAAATATAATCCGCAAGAATTCCCAAAATACGATAATTATAATGCTATAAATGTAGATAAAACTTCTGAAATTCCCTGTGATTACTATGAGCCTATGGGCGTGCCTATTACTTTTTTGGATAAATATAATCCTGAGCAATTTGAAATTTTAGAATTAGGTATTGTCGGCAGCTGTAATTTTACTTGTAATAAAAAAATGGAGATTTTAGATAAATTCGGTAATGCTACTGGTAAATTTACTATGAACGCAAAAGGCACTTTATATAGAAAATGGGATAAAAATATAGATAAAAAACCACCTGCTTTTAAAGATTGCGAAACTGGTGATTTATACCAAAGCATTTACGCAAGAATTCTAATCAAAAGGATAAAACATGAAAATTGA
- a CDS encoding HNH endonuclease family protein — MKIEAKEFTIRDIVNGYKNNDEEGVVAFGGRLDIRPKYQREFVYKEAQRNAVIDTIRKDFPLNVMYWVKNDDNYEVLDGQQRTISFCEYVVGNFSVDEKYFHNLTNDQKEQILDYKLFIYICDGTDSEKLEWFKTINIAGEKLSNQELRNAVYTGPWLSSAKQKFSKTGCVAYKIGEKYMSGSPIRQEYLETAISWINNGKIEEYMSIHQQDDNADELWQYFRAVIDWVELKFPKYRKEMKGIAWGELYNKYKDKSLDAKKLEVLLEKLIMDDEVTNKKGIYPYALSHDERHLNLRAFSDSQKRKTYEKQKGICPMCKKKFQIEQMEADHITPWSQGGKTNDENCQMLCKECNRRKSDK; from the coding sequence ATGAAAATTGAAGCAAAAGAATTCACTATTAGAGATATAGTAAATGGCTATAAAAATAATGATGAAGAAGGCGTGGTAGCCTTTGGTGGCAGACTAGATATCCGCCCAAAGTATCAAAGGGAGTTTGTCTATAAAGAAGCTCAAAGAAACGCAGTAATTGATACTATACGCAAGGACTTTCCGCTAAATGTAATGTACTGGGTAAAAAATGATGATAACTACGAAGTGCTAGATGGTCAGCAAAGGACGATTAGCTTTTGTGAGTATGTGGTGGGGAATTTCAGCGTAGATGAAAAATATTTTCACAATCTCACAAACGACCAAAAAGAGCAAATTTTGGATTATAAATTATTTATTTATATTTGCGATGGGACAGATAGCGAGAAATTAGAGTGGTTTAAAACCATAAATATAGCTGGTGAAAAATTAAGTAATCAAGAGCTAAGAAATGCTGTTTATACTGGACCTTGGCTAAGTTCGGCAAAGCAAAAATTTAGCAAAACTGGCTGCGTGGCGTATAAAATAGGCGAAAAATATATGAGTGGCTCGCCCATAAGACAAGAATACCTAGAAACTGCTATAAGCTGGATAAATAATGGTAAAATAGAAGAATATATGAGCATACATCAGCAAGATGATAATGCTGATGAGCTGTGGCAGTATTTTAGGGCTGTGATAGACTGGGTGGAGCTGAAATTCCCAAAATATCGCAAAGAGATGAAAGGTATAGCGTGGGGCGAACTATATAATAAATATAAAGATAAAAGCCTTGATGCTAAAAAGCTAGAAGTCTTGCTAGAAAAACTAATAATGGATGATGAAGTAACAAATAAAAAAGGCATTTATCCTTACGCTTTAAGCCATGATGAAAGGCATTTAAATTTAAGAGCTTTTAGCGATAGCCAAAAACGCAAAACCTATGAAAAACAAAAAGGAATTTGCCCTATGTGTAAAAAGAAATTTCAAATAGAACAAATGGAAGCTGACCACATAACGCCGTGGAGCCAGGGCGGTAAAACAAATGATGAAAACTGCCAAATGCTGTGTAAAGAGTGTAATAGACGCAAAAGTGATAAATAA
- a CDS encoding aminodeoxychorismate synthase component I codes for MLYKFPKNQPFIALISYDTPEQNIITHPENAKKFGIEFKLNVKKASPINHFIKKYPINFDTYKKSFDKVINHQKNGDSYLLNLCFSTKIETNLSLKDIFEHAKGEAIIYKKDDFVCFSPEPFVTIKDGFIHAFPMKGTINAALPKAKERLLGDPKEFSESAMMLDLMRNDLGAISTEVKVESFRYIQKVAQLYQTSSHISAKLKKGISFDEIFSSLLPAGSITGTPKQETMRIIKECEREPRGFYTGVFIYFDGVVCQSFVMIRFVKERSNGLYFFSGGGITVMSEAKKEYDELIQKVYFPF; via the coding sequence ATGCTCTATAAATTCCCTAAAAATCAGCCTTTCATAGCTCTTATTAGCTACGATACCCCAGAGCAAAATATCATCACTCACCCCGAAAACGCAAAGAAATTTGGCATAGAATTTAAGCTAAATGTAAAAAAAGCTAGCCCTATAAATCATTTTATAAAAAAATATCCTATAAACTTTGATACATACAAAAAAAGCTTTGATAAAGTCATAAATCATCAAAAAAACGGAGATAGTTATCTTTTAAATTTATGTTTTTCTACCAAAATAGAAACAAATTTAAGTTTAAAAGATATATTTGAGCATGCAAAGGGCGAGGCTATTATCTATAAAAAAGATGATTTTGTCTGCTTCAGCCCTGAGCCATTTGTGACTATAAAAGATGGTTTTATCCATGCTTTTCCTATGAAAGGCACGATAAATGCAGCACTTCCAAAAGCCAAAGAAAGGCTTTTAGGCGATCCAAAAGAGTTTAGCGAATCAGCTATGATGCTAGATCTCATGAGAAATGATCTTGGCGCTATTTCTACTGAGGTTAAAGTAGAGAGCTTTAGATACATACAAAAAGTAGCGCAGCTATATCAAACTAGCTCACATATCAGCGCAAAGCTGAAAAAAGGGATAAGTTTTGATGAGATTTTCTCTAGCTTACTGCCAGCAGGCAGCATAACAGGGACGCCAAAGCAAGAGACAATGCGCATCATCAAAGAGTGCGAAAGAGAGCCTAGGGGATTTTACACAGGAGTTTTTATATATTTTGACGGAGTAGTTTGCCAAAGCTTTGTTATGATAAGGTTTGTCAAAGAGCGTTCTAATGGGCTGTATTTTTTCAGCGGTGGCGGTATTACGGTAATGAGCGAGGCAAAAAAGGAGTATGATGAACTCATCCAAAAAGTCTATTTTCCTTTTTGA
- the rpsO gene encoding 30S ribosomal protein S15 — protein sequence MALDSAKKAEIVAKFARKSTDTGSPEVQVALLTARIIELTEHLKTNKKDFSSRLGLLKLVGRRKRLLKYLKAKNYESYTKLIAELGIRDK from the coding sequence ATGGCTTTAGATTCGGCTAAAAAAGCAGAAATAGTTGCGAAATTCGCTAGAAAAAGCACAGACACAGGTTCTCCAGAAGTTCAAGTAGCTCTTCTTACTGCAAGGATTATTGAACTTACCGAACATTTAAAAACAAATAAAAAAGATTTTAGTTCTCGTCTAGGTCTTCTTAAACTAGTCGGCAGAAGAAAAAGACTTTTAAAATATTTAAAAGCTAAAAACTACGAATCTTATACAAAACTTATAGCTGAGCTTGGCATCAGAGATAAGTAA